From Aedes albopictus strain Foshan chromosome 1, AalbF5, whole genome shotgun sequence, one genomic window encodes:
- the LOC109406901 gene encoding regulator of nonsense transcripts 2, whose amino-acid sequence MEPTPSSDPAPEQKAENVAENAETTIEDSEADRKELDDYVAEISAKYEQKTQLRSQNVNPERPPESFFTKCDSSLKKNTAFVKKLKQFTASQLDGLLKDMAGLNLTKYISEVSAAIVEAKLKMSDVLPALTLCSKLHQTYAEFSPSFLENWQKILHVKGGEKIGNPSKMRVDLRFYAELVSVGIFTNKVGLPLLGACLTALISQDKDEHSNLSIILSFCRHCGDEYAGLVPRKMLKLAKQFDVTIPSSNLLTSDKQQNLRNMLKDYFQTLCEHLKNEHKQLQYAEKSRRRMLESKGEVPNDKKEQIEMLQNSYDKLLTSALTMADLLNETLPELTVEVEACPSEGNVIDSIGDEQFANLDPWGDEDTRNFYVNLPDLRQFLPNYCGKKEEVIPDEPAMTEEVLDMEVEQEHECEEVGDPPSEISETAEPEEEPTTAPSTPHHHANREHFEAFIGNLQNCVNTELIDSAAIEFLLNLNTKNNRKRLVKVLFGVQRTRLDLLPMYARLAAIINLVSADVAVDLCQMLKVDFKYQIKKKDQINIETKIKVVRYIGELVKFGLYNKIEALFCLKCLLLNFQHHHIEMTCAFLEVCGVYLYNSKDSRLRTNVYLEQMMRLKTNTTMDSRHAQQVDTAYYLVKQPEGMRIQRKVRPLFHTYIRHLIFEELNKSNVDKMIKLLRRLDWEDRDIHDYAVKCLSKAYSIRYHLIRSLADLVSGLSSYQEKAVVKVIDAVFEDIRAGLEIHDTKLAQRRIAMAKYLGELYNYRLVESKNVLNTLYSIISLGVSSSHDTPSEVDPPGSLFRLKLVCVLLDTCGQYFTSATSRKGLDYFLIFFQNYYWFKKSDPIFTSDTNKDLFPILVDHMYKECFKNLRPKLKLLTSYDASKEAIENIAKKVYPQLFSPRDDDERSLKTIQENDTDKDDTVTEDCTSEAFGDSEDDDENPRIQRGEDDDGMDDDMVDDEDDDEGDLNHDLDTLLKPMPVEKTVEDLEFEKEFERMATDSFLERLKEPVKLNIKDIPVPITMRSSGAKKTYEQLQENKEKSDSVPFVLMVRGKGKQQQYKSFEAPSDSQLAIYVKDQEQKMKEENDSVKRLTLNITERLEEEDYQESLLQSQRTPASTKIRIQKPPKFKHPKGVPDVDAIFH is encoded by the exons ATGGAACCCACACCGAGTTCCGATCCAGCTCCAGAGCAAAAAGCCGAAAATGTGGCGGAAAATGCCGAAACGACGATCGAAGATTCGGAAGCCGACCGCAAGGAGCTGGATGATTATGTTGCCGAGATCAGCGCCAAATACGAGCAGAAAACGCAACTACGCTCGCAAAATGTGAACCCGGAACGTCCGCCGGAATCGTTTTTCACCAAATGTGATTCAAGCTTGAAGAAAAATACGGCGTTCGTCAAAAAGTTGAAGCAGTTCACAGCTTCCCAGCTGGACGGCTTGTTGAAGGACATGGCCGGGCTGAATCTGACCAAGTACATCTCGGAAGTAAGTGCCGCGATTGTGGAAGCCAAGCTGAAGATGAGTGACGTGCTACCGGCCTTGACGCTGTGCAGTAAACTTCACCAGACTTACGCGGAATTCAGTCCGAGCTTTCTGGAAAACTGGCAGAAGATATTGCACGTCAAAGGAGGAGAAAAAATTGGCAATCCGAGCAAGATGAGGGTGGACTTGAGGTTCTACGCCGAGCTGGTTAGCGTTGGGATCTTCACTAATAAAGTTGGGTTGCCTTTACTTGGGGCATGCTTGACCGCTTTGATATCGCAGGATAAGGATGAACACAGCAATTTGTCTATTATTCTGTCGTTCTGTCGACATTGCGGAGATGAATATGCCGGGCTAGTGCCAAGAAAGATGCTGAAGTTGGCTAAACAGTTCGACGTAACGATTCCTTCGTCAAATTTACTCACTTCAGATAAACAGCAAAACCTGAGGAACATGCTGAAAGACTACTTCCAAACGCTTTGCGAGCATTTGAAAAATGAGCACAAACAACTTCAGTATGCAGAGAAATCCAGAAGAAGGATGCTGGAATCTAAGGGAGAGGTTCCAAATGACAAGAAAGAGCAAATCGAAATGCTTCAAAACAGTTATGATAAACTTCTAACATCCGCTCTAACCATGGCGGACCTGCTGAATGAAACACTGCCAGAACTCACCGTAGAAGTAGAAGCCTGCCCATCAGAAGGGAACGTAATCGATAGTATCGGAGATGAGCAATTTGCCAATTTGGATCCATGGGGTGATGAAGACACGCGCAATTTCTATGTCAATCTGCCGGATTTGCGACAGTTTCTTCCCAACTACTGTGGCAAGAAGGAAGAAGTCATCCCGGACGAGCCGGCTATGACAGAGGAAGTTCTCGACATGGAAGTCGAGCAGGAACACGAATGTGAAGAAGTGGGAGACCCTCCTTCGGAAATCTCCGAAACAGCAGAGCCGGAAGAAGAGCCAACAACGGCTCCCAGTACCCCACATCATCACGCTAATCGGGAGCACTTCGAAGCGTTTATCGGCAATCTACAAAATTGCGTAAACACCGAACTGATTGACTCGGCAGCGATCGAATTCCTGCTCAACCTGAATACGAAAAACAACCGGAAAAGGCTCGTCAAAGTTCTTTTTGGCGTACAGCGGACACGTCTGGATCTTCTCCCAATGTACGCCCGGTTGGCAGCGATCATCAATCTGGTGTCGGCTGACGTGGCCGTTGATCTGTGTCAGATGTTGAAGGTGGACTTCAAGTACCAGATCAAGAAAAAGGATCAAATCAACATCGAAACGAAGATCAAGGTAGTACGGTACATCGGGGAACTGGTGAAGTTCGGACTGTATAACAAGATCGAGGCGTTGTTTTGTCTGAAGTGCCTGCTGCTTAATTTCCAACATCACCACATCGAGATGACGTGCGCTTTCCTGGAAGTTTGCGGAGTTTACCTGTACAATTCGAA AGACAGCCGCCTTCGTACTAATGTGTATCTCGAGCAAATGATGCGCCTCAAAACCAACACCACGATGGACAGTCGACACGCACAACAGGTGGATACGGCTTACTATCTCGTCAAACAACCGGAAGGAATGCGTATCCAGCGAAAAGTACGCCCACTATTCCACACCTACATTCGGCATTTAATCTTCGAAGAGCTAAACAAGTCCAACGTTGATAAGATGATAAAACTGCTACGACGCTTAGATTGGGAGGATCGTGATATCCACGACTACGCAGTCAAATGTCTTTCCAAGGCGTACAGCATCCGGTACCATTTAATACGGAGCTTGGCCGATTTGGTGTCCGGGTTGAGCTCCTATCAGGAGAAAGCCGTCGTCAAAGTAATCGACGCCGTATTCGAAGACATCCGAGCTGGGTTGGAAATTCACGACACCAAACTTGCCCAGCGGAGGATTGCGATGGCCAAGTATCTAGGGGAGCTGTATAACTATCGATTGGTGGAATCGAAGAACGTTCTGAACACGCTTTACTCGATCATATCGCTCGGTGTCAGTTCCAGTCACGACACGCCTTCGGAGGTGGATCCCCCGGGGAGTTTGTTTCGGCTCAAGCTGGTTTGTGTTCTGCTGGATACCTGCGGACAATACTTCACTAGTGCAACTAGCCGTAAGGGGTTGGACTACTTTTTGATATTCTTTCAAAACTACTATTGGTTCAAAAAGTCAGATCCGATTTTTACGAGCGATACGAATAAGGACCTCTTTCCTATCCTGGTTGACCATATGTATAAG gaatgttttaaaaatttgcgGCCGAAATTAAAGCTCTTGACCAGCTATGATGCCTCCAAGGAAGCTATAGAGAATATAGCCAAGAAAGTATATCCCCAACTGTTCAGCCCCCGAGATGACGACGAACGCAGTCTTAAAACGATCCAAGAGAACGATACCGACAAGGATGACACGGTTACGGAAGATTGCACGTCGGAAGCATTTGGAGATTCGGAAGACGACGACGAGAATCCGCGCATTCAAAGAGGCGAAGACGACGATGGCATGGATGACGATATGGTTGATGATGAGGACGATGACGAAGGGGATCTGAATCATGACCTTGATACACTGCTTAAACCGATGCCAGTAGAAAAAACTGTAGAAGATTTGGAGTTTGAGAAGGAATTCGAACGGATGGCAACGGACAGTTTTCTGGAGCGCTTGAAGGAACCAGTGAAGCTCAACATCAAAGATATTCCGGTGCCGATTACAATGAGAAGCAGCGGAGCGAAGAAGACGTACGAGCAATTGCAG